From Algoriphagus sp. NG3, the proteins below share one genomic window:
- a CDS encoding IS1634 family transposase, which yields MISRAVYPASELKTTRWIKENSAVCELTGYAPDKVTKDRLYQSALQLYGAKDALEKHLSRRTNELFDLEDKIILYDLTNTYFEGEKRNSQLAKFGRSKEKRSDARLVVLALVVNIEGFIKYSSVLEGNIADSATLSAMIEKLASHTCPGPAVVVLDAGIATEENLRLIQSKGYKYLCVSRTRLKDYSYVPGRLTTLLDTKSNKTIRLRSVITEKNTDYYLEVKSPSKEQKEEGMKLQFEKRFEEELQKIRAALHSKGGIKQTDKVHQRIGRAKEKYPSVQRYYEITVCSEAKTGLATELAWEKDPQKHQEKNESLGIYFLRTNLDVQEEYVVWNIYNTIREIEGAFRTLKSDLDLRPIYHKNDDATMAHLHLGILAYWLVNTVRYQLKSNGIKSCWSEIVRIGNTQKVITTSGTNTYDKIITTRKCTVPNANLKQIYDILQTKHQPFTKRKSVVHKLESKKTENTEKQKLLTG from the coding sequence GTGATAAGCCGTGCGGTATACCCGGCTTCCGAGCTCAAAACCACCCGGTGGATAAAAGAAAATTCGGCTGTCTGTGAACTGACCGGCTATGCCCCGGACAAAGTGACCAAAGACAGGCTTTATCAAAGCGCACTGCAGTTATATGGAGCGAAGGATGCCCTGGAAAAACACCTGTCCAGACGTACCAACGAGCTGTTTGACCTGGAGGATAAGATTATCCTGTATGACCTGACCAACACGTATTTTGAGGGTGAAAAGCGCAACAGCCAATTGGCAAAATTCGGTAGGAGCAAAGAAAAGAGAAGCGATGCCAGGCTGGTGGTTTTGGCCCTGGTGGTGAACATAGAAGGATTTATCAAGTATTCTTCGGTCCTGGAAGGAAACATTGCCGACAGCGCCACCCTCTCGGCCATGATTGAAAAACTCGCCTCCCATACCTGTCCCGGCCCTGCTGTGGTGGTCCTTGATGCGGGCATCGCCACCGAAGAAAACCTCAGGCTTATCCAATCCAAAGGATACAAGTATCTCTGTGTAAGCCGCACCCGGCTCAAAGACTATTCCTATGTCCCCGGCAGGTTAACCACCTTGTTGGATACCAAGTCAAACAAGACCATCCGGCTCAGATCAGTCATTACAGAGAAAAACACAGATTATTACCTTGAGGTCAAAAGCCCTTCCAAGGAACAGAAGGAAGAAGGCATGAAGCTTCAGTTTGAAAAAAGGTTTGAAGAAGAACTGCAAAAGATCCGTGCGGCACTACACAGCAAGGGAGGCATAAAACAAACCGACAAAGTCCATCAGCGGATAGGCAGGGCCAAAGAAAAATACCCGTCGGTCCAGCGCTATTATGAAATCACCGTATGCAGTGAGGCAAAAACAGGTCTGGCAACGGAGCTCGCCTGGGAAAAAGACCCGCAAAAGCATCAGGAAAAAAATGAAAGCCTCGGTATTTATTTTCTCCGGACCAACCTGGATGTCCAGGAAGAGTATGTCGTTTGGAATATCTATAACACGATCAGAGAAATAGAGGGTGCGTTCCGGACCCTAAAATCCGATCTGGATCTGCGCCCGATCTACCATAAAAATGATGATGCCACCATGGCGCACCTACACTTGGGGATATTGGCTTACTGGCTGGTGAATACGGTAAGATACCAATTGAAAAGCAATGGGATAAAAAGCTGCTGGAGTGAGATCGTCAGAATTGGCAACACCCAAAAAGTGATCACCACATCTGGGACCAACACTTACGACAAAATCATCACCACCCGAAAATGCACAGTTCCAAACGCCAATCTAAAACAGATTTACGATATACTTCAAACCAAACATCAACCATTCACCAAAAGAAAATCTGTAGTACACAAACTGGAATCCAAAAAAACTGAAAATACTGAAAAACAGAAACTTCTGACCGGATAG
- a CDS encoding alpha-L-fucosidase produces MTHIIKFILVVGYMMLLGCKSSQNEEKKYEAEWSSLQNHPVPEWFKDAKFGIYFHWGPYSVPAHKTEWYSHHMYIEGNPIREYHEQTFGSLDKFGYKDFIPMFTAENFDAGAWAQLFKKSGAQFAGPVAEHADGFAMWDSELTEWDAMDMGPRRDIVGEMEQAIREEEMKFIITYHRHWLYSWFPTWDTHVDAGNSKLEGLYGPKVPKGTFVMANKPTSPLPDDSFNQEWLDRLDELMDKYQPDMIWFDNKMDIIGEEYRKQFLANYYNKALEWGREVVCTYKSEDMEKGSAVLDLERSRMSEKTDFPWLTDDSIDWEAWSYIANPRYKSADRIVDFLVDVVSKNGSLLLNIPPTPDGRIPEAVEQRLLELGEWLKVNGEAIYGTRPWKIYGEGPQEITEGHLSEHKNPSATAKDIRFTTKDNHLYITVLGWPSESVEVRSLGKSGDYLDQEIRSIQLLGYDQAISWEVTDESLVVQMPDIKQGNYAHSFKVTFE; encoded by the coding sequence ATGACACACATAATAAAATTCATATTAGTAGTAGGGTACATGATGCTTTTGGGATGTAAGTCTTCTCAAAATGAAGAGAAAAAATATGAGGCGGAATGGTCCTCTTTACAAAACCACCCTGTCCCAGAGTGGTTCAAAGACGCCAAGTTTGGTATTTATTTTCATTGGGGACCTTATTCTGTACCCGCCCATAAAACAGAATGGTACAGTCATCATATGTACATCGAAGGAAATCCCATACGAGAATACCATGAGCAGACCTTTGGTTCACTCGATAAATTTGGATACAAGGATTTCATACCGATGTTTACCGCGGAGAACTTTGACGCTGGTGCTTGGGCACAATTGTTTAAAAAATCCGGGGCTCAATTTGCCGGGCCAGTGGCTGAGCATGCCGATGGATTTGCGATGTGGGATAGTGAGCTCACAGAATGGGATGCCATGGATATGGGACCTCGACGCGATATCGTAGGCGAAATGGAACAAGCTATTCGTGAAGAGGAAATGAAATTTATCATTACTTATCATCGACATTGGCTGTACAGTTGGTTTCCTACTTGGGATACTCATGTGGATGCAGGAAATTCCAAATTGGAAGGCCTGTATGGACCAAAAGTCCCAAAAGGTACTTTCGTCATGGCTAATAAGCCTACTTCCCCATTGCCAGACGATTCTTTTAACCAGGAGTGGTTGGATAGATTGGATGAATTGATGGATAAATACCAGCCGGATATGATCTGGTTTGACAATAAAATGGATATTATTGGTGAGGAGTACAGGAAACAATTTTTAGCTAATTATTACAACAAGGCATTGGAATGGGGCCGAGAAGTAGTGTGTACCTATAAGTCAGAAGATATGGAGAAAGGCAGCGCTGTCCTGGATTTGGAGCGCTCCAGAATGAGTGAAAAAACGGATTTTCCTTGGCTCACAGATGATTCGATTGATTGGGAGGCTTGGTCTTATATTGCGAACCCAAGGTATAAGTCTGCCGATAGAATAGTGGATTTTTTGGTAGATGTAGTAAGTAAAAACGGATCTTTGTTATTGAATATTCCCCCTACACCAGATGGAAGAATCCCTGAAGCGGTAGAACAACGTTTACTTGAATTAGGTGAGTGGTTGAAAGTAAATGGAGAAGCCATCTATGGAACTAGGCCCTGGAAAATCTATGGAGAAGGGCCGCAAGAAATTACTGAAGGACACTTATCAGAACATAAAAACCCCTCAGCTACGGCAAAAGATATTCGGTTTACTACAAAGGATAATCATCTGTACATTACCGTTTTGGGCTGGCCAAGCGAAAGCGTTGAGGTCCGAAGCTTGGGTAAATCCGGAGATTATTTGGATCAGGAAATCCGCTCTATTCAACTTTTGGGTTATGACCAAGCAATTTCCTGGGAAGTTACGGATGAATCCTTGGTGGTACAAATGCCGGATATCAAGCAAGGAAACTATGCCCATTCCTTTAAAGTGACATTTGAATAG
- a CDS encoding alpha-L-fucosidase — protein MRHSSIDHFLKLNKKIHIIFFLWLLVFSPFVVAQTNYKPTWESLEKYEIPEWFQDAKFGIYAHWGPVSSAFEGTDPKKQYRGWHGMMMYEDGEKVSINGSNKPSNNYLHHKEKYGDPKEFGYKYLIEQFDPSGFDAEVWADLFAKSGAKFAGPVAMHHDNFAMWDSKATRWNSINYGHLDPSAMLKKAIEKRGMKFMASFHHAFTWKYFAPAHAYGGIDPNDYDLYTNPHELDDYNPDKDFYKSWWAKLKEYIDTYQPDLIWFDWWLENMEEQTRLNFLAYYYNQADKWGKEVAVAYKENTFTTATAVKDYERGRPNQPKNPTWLTDTSPGAWFYRPEAQFETPNSLVDILVDIVAKNGVMLLNVPPNPDGSIPIEMVDLLTQMGDWLVVNEEAIYGTRPWTVFGEGPTRLPEGGHKIEKLKISYTAEDIRYVKKSDQLLYAIVMDKPAGDIVMKALSTQIGALNSKILEVALVGSDQNLEWERNERGLVIGKPTEFPTDYAHCFKITLEGYVENDIGGAIQAHIDL, from the coding sequence ATGAGACATAGCTCCATTGATCATTTTTTGAAACTCAATAAAAAGATCCATATCATTTTCTTCCTATGGCTACTGGTGTTTTCACCATTCGTAGTTGCACAGACAAATTATAAGCCTACATGGGAATCTTTGGAGAAGTATGAGATTCCTGAATGGTTTCAGGATGCCAAGTTTGGAATATACGCGCATTGGGGACCTGTTTCTTCGGCATTTGAGGGTACAGATCCCAAGAAACAATATCGTGGATGGCATGGGATGATGATGTATGAAGATGGAGAAAAAGTCTCCATCAATGGAAGTAATAAACCTTCCAATAACTATCTCCACCATAAGGAGAAATATGGAGACCCTAAAGAATTCGGATACAAATATCTTATTGAGCAGTTTGACCCGAGTGGCTTCGACGCAGAAGTTTGGGCGGATTTATTCGCCAAATCAGGAGCCAAATTCGCAGGTCCTGTGGCGATGCACCATGATAATTTCGCGATGTGGGACAGTAAGGCTACCCGATGGAATTCTATTAACTATGGCCACTTAGATCCATCCGCTATGCTAAAGAAGGCCATTGAGAAGCGAGGGATGAAATTTATGGCATCTTTTCATCATGCCTTTACATGGAAGTATTTTGCCCCGGCACATGCTTATGGGGGTATAGACCCCAATGACTATGACCTGTATACCAATCCTCATGAATTGGATGATTATAACCCAGATAAGGATTTTTATAAATCGTGGTGGGCTAAGCTCAAAGAATACATCGATACCTACCAGCCTGATTTGATTTGGTTTGATTGGTGGCTTGAAAACATGGAGGAACAGACGCGATTAAATTTCCTGGCCTATTATTATAACCAGGCAGATAAGTGGGGCAAAGAAGTAGCCGTAGCTTATAAAGAGAACACTTTTACCACTGCCACTGCGGTGAAGGATTATGAACGAGGCCGCCCAAATCAACCTAAAAATCCAACCTGGCTTACTGATACTTCCCCTGGTGCGTGGTTTTATAGACCGGAAGCTCAGTTCGAAACTCCAAATTCGCTAGTGGATATATTAGTAGATATCGTGGCGAAAAATGGGGTGATGTTATTGAATGTCCCTCCTAATCCTGATGGAAGTATTCCAATTGAAATGGTGGATTTGCTGACACAAATGGGGGACTGGTTAGTTGTGAACGAAGAAGCGATTTATGGCACAAGACCTTGGACAGTCTTTGGCGAAGGGCCTACTAGGCTTCCTGAAGGCGGACATAAAATCGAAAAACTTAAGATTTCCTACACAGCCGAAGACATTCGGTATGTAAAGAAGTCTGATCAGCTTTTATATGCGATCGTGATGGACAAACCTGCAGGAGATATCGTAATGAAAGCCTTAAGCACGCAAATTGGCGCATTAAACTCCAAAATACTGGAGGTCGCTTTGGTAGGTAGTGACCAAAATTTGGAATGGGAAAGAAATGAACGTGGATTGGTGATTGGAAAACCTACTGAATTTCCGACAGATTATGCCCATTGTTTTAAAATTACACTGGAAGGCTATGTGGAGAATGATATCGGAGGGGCAATACAGGCCCATATAGATTTATGA